A genomic window from Eleginops maclovinus isolate JMC-PN-2008 ecotype Puerto Natales chromosome 9, JC_Emac_rtc_rv5, whole genome shotgun sequence includes:
- the s1pr4 gene encoding sphingosine 1-phosphate receptor 4, which yields MSIFSFLPSSSSSCPHLYHGDATPSNATTSDINHIILRHYNHTGRLQNRTISNPQSQISAPVVVFLCFSIFIILENLLVLVAVISRIRHSRRWVYVCIANITLSDLLTGAAYLVNICLSGSQTFRLTPALWLFREGMLFVALAASIFSLLLIAVERYTTMMKPLPQKSARKTYCRIYGLVALCWLLALVIGFLPLLGWNCVCNLEACSTLLPLYSKTYILFSLIIFFLILLAIGVLYGAIYCHVHSSAHLGLQRSRNRSLGLLKTVITIVGVFLVCWGPLFLLLLVDFFCASRQCALLLSADFCISLAVLNSGLNPIIYALGSSDMRKDIARLLCCCCLKVGICRPDTFTSKETSSNSESRRDSLRNSFNKVRNLSVVSPPSTPNKPRRTPKKYRLSSTTSCLSVSSG from the coding sequence ATGAGCATCTTCagcttcctcccctcctcctcctcctcctgcccccACTTGTACCACGGTGACGCCACGCCATCGAACGCAACAACCAGCGACATCAACCATATCATCCTGCGGCATTACAACCACACAGGCCGCCTGCAGAACCGGACCATCTCCAACCCCCAGAGTCAAATCAGCGCCCCTGTGGTGGTCTTCCTCTGCTTCagcatcttcatcatcctggaGAACCTCCTGGTGCTGGTGGCCGTCATCTCCCGCATCCGCCACAGCCGCCGTTGGGTCTACGTGTGCATCGCCAACATCACGCTCAGCGACCTCCTCACCGGCGCCGCCTACCTGGTCAACATCTGCCTGTCCGGCAGCCAGACGTTCCGCCTCACCCCGGCCCTGTGGCTCTTCAGGGAAGGGATGCTGTTTGTGGCTCTTGCGGCGTCCATATTCAGCCTGCTGCTGATAGCGGTGGAGCGGTACACCACCATGATGAAGCCCCTGCCACAGAAGTCCGCCAGGAAGACCTACTGCAGGATCTACGGCCTGGTGGCTCTCTGCTGGTTATTGGCTCTGGTGATCGGGTTCCTCCCCCTGCTGGGATGGAACTGTGTGTGCAACCTGGAAGCCTGCTccaccctcctccccctctacTCCAAAACCTACATCTTATTCtccctcatcatcttcttcctcatcctgcTGGCTATCGGCGTGCTGTACGGAGCCATCTACTGCCACGTTCACAGCAGCGCACACCTAGGTCTTCAGCGCAGCCGCAATCGCTCCCTGGGTCTGCTGAAAACTGTCATCACCATTGTGGGGGTGTTTCTGGTGTGCTGGGGCCCTCTGTTCCTGCTGTTACTGGTGGATTTCTTCTGTGCCTCCCGCCAGTGTGCGCTTCTGCTCAGCGCTGACTTTTGCATCTCCCTGGCAGTTCTGAATTCAGGCCTGAACCCCATCATCTATGCGCTGGGCAGCTCTGATATGAGGAAGGACATCGCCAggctgctgtgctgctgctgcctgaaGGTGGGCATCTGTCGCCCGGACACCTTCACCTCCAAGGAGACCAGCAGCAACTCGGAGAGCCGGAGGGACAGTCTGAGGAACAGTTTTAACAAAGTCAGAAATCTGAGCGTGGTCTCCCCACCATCGACGCCCAACAAGCCTCGCAGAACACCCAAAAAATATCGGCTGAGCTCCACCACCAGCTGCCTGTCGGTTTCAAGTGGTTAA